From the Lolium rigidum isolate FL_2022 chromosome 2, APGP_CSIRO_Lrig_0.1, whole genome shotgun sequence genome, one window contains:
- the LOC124692074 gene encoding CASP-like protein 5A2, translated as MRPSRPAVHPVEAPPPQTQGENADAAPVGVRMKDTQGGPGTPGGLGLRLVQVFFAAASLAAMASTNDFPSVTAFCYLVAAVILQCLWSLSLAIVDIYALLVKRSLRSLRVACIFSIGDLITGTLTLGAACASAGITVLIGNDLEMCAGNHCASFMTATAMAFISWFALAPSCVLNFWSVASRL; from the exons ATGCGGCCGAGCCGGCCGGCGGTGCACCCggtggaggcgccgccgccgcagacccAGGGGGAGAACGCGGATGCTGCACCGGTCGGGGTGCGGATGAAGGACACCCAGGGGGGCCCGGGGACGCCCGGCgggctcggcctccgcctcgtgCAGGTCTTCTTCGCGGCCGCCTCGCTCGCCGCCATGGCGTCCACCAACGACTTCCCTTCCGTTACCGCCTTCTG CTACCTCGTAGCAGCAGTAATTTTGCAATGCTTGTGGAGCCTTTCTCTAGCCATTGTGGACATCTATGCACTTCTTGTCAAACGTTCCTTGCGAAGTCTCCGGGTTGCTTGCATATTTTCCATTGGAGACTTG ATCACAGGGACGCTAACCTTGGGTGCAGCATGTGCATCGGCAGGCATCACCGTTCTCATTGGTAATGATCTGGAGATGTGCGCGGGTAATCACTGTGCAAGCTTTATGACTGCTACTGCAATGGCTTTCATCAGCTGGTTCGCACTTGCACCTTCATGTGTCTTGAACTTCTGGTCGGTGGCCTCCAGATTGTGA